In Trichocoleus desertorum NBK24, the following are encoded in one genomic region:
- a CDS encoding recombinase family protein, with protein MKKTVCALYLRISTTDRGQDTDNQLFQLQEFCDRQGWQIVETYVDRESGRKGKRERGDFSRMFEDAAKRKFDLVLFWSLDRFSREGIRKTIAYLQQLSNLGCRFKSYTEPLLDTENELVAHIVVGVLAYLAQQEAARISERTKAGLQRVRSQGKVLGRPDGFEQWKDQLAELQVAGYSQGRIARETGLSYNTVKSYLARLELPHHSTRS; from the coding sequence ATGAAAAAAACAGTTTGCGCTCTCTACTTACGAATCTCAACAACTGACAGAGGGCAAGACACTGACAACCAGCTTTTTCAACTACAAGAGTTTTGTGATCGCCAAGGTTGGCAGATTGTTGAAACCTACGTTGATCGCGAATCTGGCCGAAAGGGGAAGCGCGAACGTGGCGACTTCAGCCGCATGTTTGAAGATGCAGCTAAGCGAAAGTTTGACTTAGTGCTGTTTTGGTCACTCGATCGCTTTAGTCGTGAGGGTATCCGCAAGACGATCGCTTATCTCCAGCAACTCAGCAATCTAGGCTGTAGGTTCAAGAGCTATACTGAGCCGCTGCTTGATACCGAGAATGAATTGGTGGCCCACATCGTTGTGGGAGTGTTGGCCTACCTCGCACAACAAGAGGCAGCCCGCATCTCAGAACGAACCAAGGCAGGACTCCAACGAGTGCGATCGCAGGGAAAAGTTTTAGGTCGTCCTGATGGCTTTGAACAGTGGAAAGACCAACTGGCCGAACTACAAGTTGCTGGCTACTCGCAAGGGCGGATAGCTCGTGAAACGGGTCTCTCTTATAACACGGTAAAAAGCTATCTAGCTAGGCTAGAGCTACCTCATCACTCCACTCGAAGCTAA
- a CDS encoding P-loop NTPase fold protein — translation MLKTGLKIDFNNDGKDETTINSQIPEINLPEYLKNTDKSVLIFDDLERCNLEIDKILGYINYFVEHQGLKAILIANEDAIPENDKYKIIKEKLIGKTFNIFLDFEGALENFIMGVKDSKVQVLLSNNSELIKKLYGRAKYENLRNLNQIVLDFERIFELLPEKVKGRSEILQEILQVLMAFSIEIKRANIRPEDISKLREEYLSELSGSVRWNQSSISNLEENSEEKSGKEKNLLQELFSRYDVDLSDPFPSAVWWQTFFDKGVIDTQELKQSLLNSKYFQDENTPSWIKLWHFSYLSDDEFNDVINEIELQYAAKEFTDIGVIKHIFGLFLIFSEAEVYSKSRSEILENSKFYIDYLKDSNQLSLLPLSTIESMFGGYKGLSFQGKEFKEFDEFSSYIVEVQELARVESMPVIGQDLLVTMKNNVQSFYRMICSASSTSEDMPALKYYKIPILKYIEPCAFVDQLLLMGFSDMRQVFFALSDRYEFDNTNKILAEERDWLKSVQNLLQKEAENRKGKVSGFSLRLLIKNYLSKAIKKLDDDGLKV, via the coding sequence TTGCTGAAAACTGGCCTAAAGATTGATTTTAATAATGATGGAAAAGATGAAACAACAATAAACTCTCAAATCCCTGAAATCAACCTTCCTGAATATCTAAAAAATACTGATAAAAGCGTTTTAATATTTGATGACTTAGAGCGTTGTAATTTAGAGATTGACAAAATATTAGGCTATATCAACTACTTTGTCGAACATCAAGGATTAAAAGCGATTCTCATTGCAAATGAAGATGCGATACCGGAAAATGATAAATACAAAATCATCAAAGAGAAGCTAATAGGAAAGACTTTTAATATATTTCTTGACTTTGAAGGTGCATTGGAAAACTTTATTATGGGAGTTAAAGATTCAAAGGTCCAGGTACTTTTATCAAACAACAGTGAATTGATAAAAAAATTGTATGGCAGAGCTAAATACGAAAATCTAAGAAATCTGAATCAAATTGTTTTAGATTTTGAGAGAATCTTTGAGTTGTTGCCTGAAAAGGTGAAAGGAAGATCGGAAATTCTACAAGAAATCTTACAAGTACTTATGGCTTTCTCTATTGAAATCAAACGTGCAAATATACGTCCAGAAGATATAAGTAAACTACGGGAAGAATATCTATCTGAACTTAGCGGGTCAGTTCGCTGGAATCAAAGTTCAATATCGAATTTAGAAGAAAATAGTGAAGAAAAAAGCGGTAAAGAAAAGAATTTACTCCAAGAATTATTTAGTAGATATGATGTAGATTTATCTGATCCATTTCCAAGTGCAGTATGGTGGCAAACATTCTTTGACAAAGGAGTTATAGATACACAGGAATTGAAGCAGTCTTTATTAAACAGTAAGTATTTTCAGGATGAGAATACGCCTAGCTGGATTAAACTATGGCACTTTTCTTATCTTTCTGATGATGAGTTTAATGATGTGATCAATGAAATTGAGTTGCAGTATGCTGCTAAAGAATTTACTGATATTGGAGTGATCAAGCATATTTTTGGATTATTTTTAATATTTTCCGAAGCTGAAGTTTACTCTAAGAGTCGAAGCGAGATACTAGAGAATTCAAAGTTTTATATTGATTATTTGAAGGATAGTAATCAGCTTAGCCTTCTTCCCCTATCAACTATTGAAAGTATGTTTGGTGGCTATAAAGGTCTTTCCTTTCAAGGGAAAGAATTTAAAGAGTTTGATGAGTTTTCATCTTATATTGTTGAGGTTCAGGAATTGGCAAGAGTTGAGAGTATGCCTGTTATTGGCCAAGATTTACTCGTTACCATGAAAAACAATGTTCAAAGTTTTTATAGAATGATTTGTTCAGCCAGCTCAACCTCTGAGGATATGCCAGCTTTGAAGTATTATAAGATTCCTATACTTAAATACATTGAGCCATGTGCTTTTGTTGATCAATTATTATTAATGGGCTTTTCAGATATGAGACAGGTTTTTTTTGCCTTAAGCGATCGCTATGAATTTGACAACACCAATAAAATCCTGGCTGAAGAACGAGATTGGCTAAAATCTGTTCAGAACTTGTTGCAAAAAGAGGCTGAAAACAGAAAAGGGAAAGTTAGTGGATTTTCTCTCAGATTACTAATTAAAAATTATTTGAGTAAGGCAATTAAAAAACTTGATGATGACGGATTAAAAGTATAA
- a CDS encoding helix-turn-helix transcriptional regulator has product MKDEANRESNLVKIRERLDLTQKEVADALGVTEQTVRNWEHGRAVPKLTIPQMKALCRLLQCSIDEVPDYLGPSSSAPGTEKPGLAYPGM; this is encoded by the coding sequence ATGAAAGATGAAGCTAACCGCGAATCCAACCTTGTGAAAATCAGAGAGCGATTGGATTTAACTCAGAAGGAAGTCGCAGATGCCTTGGGCGTCACTGAGCAGACTGTCAGAAATTGGGAGCATGGCAGAGCTGTCCCCAAACTGACGATTCCACAGATGAAGGCACTTTGCCGACTGTTGCAATGCTCTATCGACGAGGTGCCTGATTATCTCGGCCCAAGTTCATCTGCCCCTGGAACTGAAAAGCCAGGGCTGGCATACCCTGGCATGTGA
- a CDS encoding VapE domain-containing protein has protein sequence MTTNLTQPQTLSSINGAIAPKHWDEWIASAVDPEIIRRNVWTIEDPREVDQLLNRNNKRKWKHSEELVPGWAVGGVDPKTGERSFKGVQFKPDKSPIDPDTQKPRKYFSPSKVALSPLFLEMEDPEYWQKLLLDFTTPIILAEGAKKAGAVLSKGFPCISIPGVATGGKLGRLRPELELFCKYGRRIYLAFDRDILKKRPVQQALLNLGRMIAGNGAMVYVLEWNNFNKGIDDYLAAGGDLQSRIYDAKTLEEWRDEQEDEPTELMEIETCRLAMRYKMVNEKLKGRLRFNNLKGEVELDGQTADVDDLRIYLALKHNIDIPAEDCAQIVTYISKQQLYNPVAEYLHQCAALYDPDPELLASIAKTYLGTDSELHATFIRKTLISAVARSLSPGCKVDTVCILAGRQGVGKSSFWRVLAGDWFDDSIGSVSDKDERLKLHQSWFVEWAELEAVFKRRDISAVKAFITTQTDQIRPPYGRTVKEFPRPSIIVGTTNFNEFLADPTGNRRFWVVPIQHDWIPLDDLASERDRIWAAATHAFMQGESWTLPTEMKEQAVEAGQEYELSDPWEEAVLIPI, from the coding sequence ATGACAACTAATTTAACCCAACCCCAAACACTCTCCAGTATCAACGGAGCCATCGCCCCGAAACATTGGGACGAGTGGATCGCCTCCGCCGTTGACCCCGAAATCATCCGGCGCAACGTTTGGACCATTGAAGACCCACGCGAGGTGGATCAACTCCTCAACCGCAACAACAAACGCAAGTGGAAGCACTCCGAGGAATTGGTGCCCGGTTGGGCAGTCGGTGGTGTGGACCCCAAAACCGGAGAGCGCTCCTTTAAGGGAGTTCAGTTCAAACCAGATAAATCTCCCATAGACCCAGACACCCAGAAGCCGCGCAAGTACTTCAGCCCCTCCAAAGTGGCTCTTAGTCCCCTCTTCCTGGAAATGGAAGACCCCGAATACTGGCAGAAGCTCCTACTCGACTTCACCACGCCGATCATTCTGGCTGAGGGAGCCAAAAAAGCAGGAGCTGTCTTGTCCAAGGGGTTCCCCTGCATCAGCATTCCTGGAGTTGCCACCGGGGGCAAACTGGGACGGCTGCGACCAGAGCTAGAGCTGTTTTGCAAATATGGCCGCCGCATCTACCTCGCCTTTGACCGCGACATTTTAAAGAAGCGTCCCGTTCAACAAGCCTTGCTCAACCTAGGCCGCATGATTGCTGGCAACGGGGCAATGGTCTACGTCCTGGAGTGGAACAACTTTAATAAGGGCATCGATGACTACCTAGCAGCAGGTGGTGATCTCCAGAGCCGCATTTACGATGCCAAGACCCTGGAAGAGTGGCGAGACGAACAGGAAGACGAACCCACCGAGCTGATGGAGATCGAAACCTGTCGCTTAGCCATGCGCTACAAAATGGTGAACGAAAAACTCAAAGGCCGTCTCAGATTCAACAACCTCAAAGGGGAGGTCGAACTGGATGGGCAAACAGCAGATGTGGACGACTTACGAATTTATCTAGCCTTGAAGCACAACATTGATATTCCTGCCGAGGATTGCGCTCAGATTGTTACTTACATCTCTAAGCAGCAACTCTACAACCCCGTCGCTGAATACCTGCATCAATGCGCTGCTCTCTATGACCCAGACCCAGAGTTGCTGGCGTCTATTGCCAAGACATACCTCGGTACTGACTCAGAGCTACACGCCACTTTCATTCGTAAAACTCTCATTAGTGCAGTAGCGCGATCGCTCTCCCCTGGATGCAAAGTGGACACCGTTTGCATCCTTGCAGGCCGTCAAGGTGTGGGTAAGTCTTCTTTCTGGAGAGTCTTGGCTGGTGACTGGTTCGACGACTCGATCGGCTCAGTCTCAGATAAGGATGAACGGCTCAAGCTTCACCAATCCTGGTTTGTGGAGTGGGCAGAGTTAGAGGCCGTGTTCAAACGCCGAGACATTAGTGCAGTAAAAGCTTTTATCACCACCCAGACCGACCAAATCCGACCACCCTATGGTCGAACGGTGAAGGAGTTCCCCAGGCCGTCGATTATTGTCGGTACCACCAACTTTAATGAATTCCTTGCAGACCCCACAGGTAATAGACGGTTCTGGGTAGTCCCCATCCAACATGATTGGATTCCCCTCGATGACTTAGCAAGTGAGCGCGATCGCATTTGGGCCGCTGCTACCCATGCCTTCATGCAAGGGGAGAGCTGGACACTTCCCACCGAGATGAAGGAGCAGGCCGTGGAAGCAGGGCAAGAGTACGAACTCTCAGACCCGTGGGAAGAAGCGGTACTCATACCAATTTAA
- a CDS encoding IS630 family transposase gives MLSQYADPGQEGKRPIRYFAQDESRFGLHTLIGRLITACGVKPIGQWQWLFKAFWLYGAVEPATGESFFLQFSHVDTECYQRFLDEFSQAYPDSLNIVQVDNGRFHKGQGLVVPENIILLFQPPYCPELNPVERLWEHLKADLKWASFKTLAQLQTKVDQLLAELRPEVIASITGYPFILEALSALNAV, from the coding sequence CTGCTGAGTCAGTACGCTGACCCAGGGCAGGAGGGCAAGCGCCCGATTCGCTACTTTGCTCAAGATGAGAGCCGCTTTGGACTGCACACGCTCATTGGACGCTTGATTACAGCTTGTGGAGTCAAGCCGATTGGACAGTGGCAGTGGTTGTTCAAAGCCTTCTGGCTCTATGGAGCGGTCGAACCTGCAACCGGAGAATCCTTTTTTCTGCAATTTTCCCATGTCGATACCGAGTGCTATCAGCGCTTCTTGGATGAGTTTTCTCAGGCTTATCCCGATAGCCTCAATATTGTTCAAGTCGATAACGGACGGTTCCACAAGGGCCAGGGTCTAGTGGTGCCAGAGAACATCATTCTGTTGTTTCAACCGCCTTACTGTCCAGAGCTAAATCCGGTGGAGCGATTGTGGGAACATCTCAAGGCAGATCTCAAATGGGCCTCGTTCAAGACGTTGGCTCAACTCCAAACCAAAGTCGATCAACTCTTGGCTGAGTTAAGGCCTGAAGTGATTGCTTCCATCACAGGTTATCCCTTTATCTTGGAGGCTCTATCTGCCTTGAACGCTGTTTAA
- a CDS encoding helix-turn-helix domain-containing protein produces MAGVTSIDVKESLDELVEQLRQAATPTAKERLQVLYWLKQEQAPSISTIAQAVGKHRNTVQTWLSMYREGGLAAMLDVKKSSGRARVIPQWAEAALAKRLQEPNHGFQSYGAVQQWLAQTLGIEAQYHAVYQMTRYRLQAKLKVARPQNCRQDPQQREAFKQTLQTTSAC; encoded by the coding sequence ATGGCTGGTGTCACCTCAATCGACGTGAAGGAAAGTTTGGATGAGCTCGTAGAACAGTTGCGCCAAGCGGCGACGCCAACTGCCAAAGAACGCTTGCAAGTGCTCTACTGGCTCAAACAAGAGCAGGCACCGAGTATCAGCACGATCGCTCAAGCGGTGGGAAAGCATCGAAATACGGTACAAACCTGGTTATCGATGTACCGAGAAGGGGGACTCGCAGCGATGCTGGACGTGAAGAAATCATCTGGAAGGGCGCGGGTGATTCCGCAATGGGCGGAAGCGGCCCTAGCCAAACGCCTACAAGAACCTAATCATGGATTTCAAAGTTACGGAGCAGTGCAGCAGTGGTTGGCTCAGACGCTGGGGATAGAGGCGCAGTATCACGCGGTCTATCAAATGACTCGCTATCGACTTCAAGCCAAACTGAAAGTGGCCCGTCCTCAAAATTGTCGGCAAGACCCTCAGCAGCGAGAGGCGTTTAAGCAAACCTTGCAGACGACCTCAGCCTGCTGA
- a CDS encoding HNH endonuclease: protein MPMNRKLYPKNWDAIALAIKTEVNWTCENCDRPCRRPGETDGDLQDRIYNEHAQWWDDLWETEDDEEFGEIEHIKPVRFTLTVAHLDHQPENCDRSNLRAWCSVCHCRYDLKAMPLKKRLKAEREGQLNLLVGVDNA from the coding sequence ATGCCAATGAACCGCAAGCTCTACCCCAAAAACTGGGACGCGATCGCCCTCGCCATCAAAACCGAAGTGAACTGGACCTGTGAAAATTGCGATCGCCCTTGCCGTCGTCCTGGTGAAACTGACGGGGACTTGCAGGACCGCATCTATAACGAGCACGCCCAATGGTGGGACGACCTCTGGGAAACCGAGGACGACGAAGAATTTGGCGAAATCGAGCACATAAAGCCTGTGAGATTTACCCTCACCGTGGCTCACCTCGACCACCAGCCGGAGAACTGCGATCGCTCCAACTTACGCGCCTGGTGCTCGGTGTGCCACTGCCGCTATGACTTAAAGGCCATGCCCCTCAAGAAACGACTGAAAGCAGAGCGCGAGGGCCAACTGAATTTATTAGTGGGGGTGGACAATGCCTAA
- a CDS encoding tyrosine-type recombinase/integrase, translating into MSAVWSHSDLNLHSMPVKKNSKGTVVVEIIRDRLRLRWSYQGQRYYLYMELPDTVTNRKVSEAKARLIESHMAAGVFDRTLDRYRPEGSKQQSLLVVELFQKFIDYKTKNLHPQSLAKYQGLLGHLGLFFRTKLVVQIGETEAEKFRSWLGKRVEPITLRERISLVNACWNWAIKKKWVHSNPWQEIKVKVPRQQKPKPFSDAEIKRIVESFHADRYYSHYADYVEFLLGTGCRLGEAIALKWRHLNDDCSVVHFIQSYYRGQFKGLKTEDERFVNLTMHLQKMLLARRPKKIDPNELVFPSARGAPIDDHNFRNRAWKTVLAEAGVEYRKPRTTRATLVSHALDRGMSPAEVSELTGHTQETLFRHYAGNVKSRPQLPDLLGDA; encoded by the coding sequence ATGAGTGCAGTTTGGTCGCACTCTGATCTCAATCTGCACTCAATGCCAGTCAAGAAAAACTCTAAGGGAACGGTGGTAGTCGAGATAATTCGCGATCGCTTGCGGTTGCGATGGAGCTACCAGGGGCAGCGGTATTACCTTTACATGGAGTTGCCCGACACAGTAACGAACCGGAAGGTATCAGAGGCCAAGGCCCGATTGATTGAAAGCCACATGGCAGCGGGAGTTTTTGACCGCACCCTCGACCGCTACAGGCCAGAGGGCAGCAAGCAGCAGTCACTCTTAGTGGTTGAGCTATTTCAGAAATTTATTGATTACAAAACCAAAAACTTACACCCTCAATCCTTGGCTAAGTATCAGGGGCTGTTGGGGCATCTAGGGTTATTTTTTAGAACTAAGTTGGTTGTCCAAATTGGGGAAACTGAAGCGGAGAAGTTTAGGAGCTGGCTAGGGAAGCGAGTAGAACCCATTACTCTACGCGAGCGAATCTCTCTGGTAAATGCCTGCTGGAATTGGGCCATTAAGAAAAAGTGGGTTCATTCCAACCCTTGGCAGGAAATTAAGGTGAAGGTGCCACGGCAACAGAAACCGAAGCCGTTCTCTGATGCAGAGATTAAGCGGATTGTTGAGAGCTTCCATGCTGACCGCTACTACAGCCACTATGCAGACTATGTTGAGTTTTTGCTCGGTACTGGTTGCCGTTTAGGTGAGGCGATCGCCCTGAAGTGGCGACACTTAAACGATGATTGCTCGGTAGTTCACTTTATACAAAGTTACTACCGGGGCCAATTTAAGGGATTAAAAACTGAGGATGAGCGGTTTGTCAATTTAACGATGCATTTGCAAAAGATGTTGCTGGCTCGCAGGCCCAAGAAGATTGACCCTAACGAATTGGTGTTCCCTTCTGCCAGAGGTGCACCCATTGATGACCACAATTTTAGAAACCGAGCCTGGAAAACGGTACTAGCTGAGGCTGGCGTGGAATATCGCAAGCCCAGGACGACACGAGCCACGCTGGTGAGCCATGCGCTAGATAGGGGCATGTCACCAGCGGAAGTAAGTGAGCTGACGGGGCACACGCAGGAAACGCTGTTTAGGCATTATGCGGGGAATGTGAAAAGTCGCCCTCAACTACCTGACCTGCTGGGGGATGCTTGA
- a CDS encoding DUF1818 family protein, whose amino-acid sequence MERLVKSGPGWRLGWDPNALEFQGLVGGEDWAIELTEAELSDLCRLSEQLAGTMQHMATELMDEEKISCEAESDLLWLEAEGYPHVYSLRFILQSGRRGEGGWPASAVPDLLQAIQVLKVF is encoded by the coding sequence ATGGAACGATTAGTCAAAAGTGGCCCTGGTTGGCGGCTGGGCTGGGACCCTAATGCCCTGGAATTTCAAGGTTTAGTGGGTGGAGAAGACTGGGCGATCGAGCTGACGGAAGCTGAATTAAGTGATCTTTGCCGACTTAGTGAACAACTGGCTGGCACGATGCAGCACATGGCGACTGAGCTAATGGATGAAGAAAAAATCAGTTGTGAGGCAGAAAGCGATCTCCTCTGGCTAGAAGCGGAAGGCTATCCCCACGTCTACAGTTTGCGCTTTATTTTGCAGTCTGGGCGACGGGGAGAAGGGGGGTGGCCTGCTTCAGCGGTGCCCGATCTGTTACAAGCAATTCAGGTGCTGAAAGTTTTCTAA
- a CDS encoding DNA-directed RNA polymerase subunit omega → MHKRSVFDTTQIMRRAEDLIGAASNRYRITVQVANRAKRRRFEDFDSIDDPKMKPVLRAIMEMSDELTQPEIIGE, encoded by the coding sequence ATGCACAAGCGTTCTGTGTTCGATACCACCCAAATCATGCGACGGGCTGAAGATTTGATTGGTGCCGCTTCTAATCGTTATCGAATCACGGTACAGGTTGCCAACCGGGCGAAGCGTCGTCGGTTTGAAGATTTTGACAGCATCGATGACCCCAAGATGAAGCCTGTGTTGCGGGCGATCATGGAAATGTCGGATGAGCTAACTCAACCAGAAATTATTGGCGAGTGA
- a CDS encoding GDSL-type esterase/lipase family protein → MRTLESPISQQQLSQQQRGLVFKHHPQKIVALGDSIVYGFGDPVGGGWVDRLRRSWMLPDSPGHVLYNLGVRGDGVQQVAQRLESEFRYRGELRNRVPDLIVLSVGVNDSARLGRPTGRNFTDFELFQTEMSSLLDRAKQLCPVLFVGMVPVDETKMPFLDCFYYSHLEQARYREFTRLACAERQIPYLDVFQSWIARGEGWWRSRLCDDGLHPNVAGYQSLLEDVLSWPQWLSGQDNR, encoded by the coding sequence ATGCGAACCCTTGAATCTCCTATTTCTCAGCAACAACTTTCTCAGCAACAACGCGGGCTTGTCTTCAAGCATCACCCTCAAAAGATCGTCGCCCTAGGTGACAGCATTGTGTACGGATTTGGCGATCCCGTTGGGGGTGGCTGGGTAGATCGGCTACGCCGCAGTTGGATGCTTCCAGACAGCCCTGGCCATGTCCTTTACAACTTAGGCGTGCGGGGAGACGGAGTTCAACAGGTAGCTCAACGTCTAGAAAGCGAATTTCGGTATCGCGGAGAGCTAAGAAACCGAGTACCAGACCTAATCGTGCTCTCGGTGGGTGTGAATGATTCGGCTCGCCTAGGCCGACCGACCGGACGCAACTTTACCGACTTTGAGCTGTTTCAGACTGAAATGAGCAGTTTACTAGACCGAGCCAAGCAACTATGCCCGGTCCTGTTTGTGGGTATGGTGCCAGTGGACGAAACCAAGATGCCGTTTCTAGATTGCTTCTATTACAGTCACTTGGAACAGGCACGCTACCGAGAATTCACGCGATTGGCCTGTGCAGAGCGACAAATCCCTTATCTAGATGTATTCCAAAGTTGGATAGCCCGGGGTGAAGGCTGGTGGCGATCGCGCCTCTGTGATGATGGCCTTCACCCCAATGTAGCGGGGTATCAGTCACTGTTAGAAGATGTCTTAAGTTGGCCGCAATGGCTCAGTGGGCAGGACAACCGCTAA
- a CDS encoding pentapeptide repeat-containing protein has product MKTIQPILRRCLGIILLLSLAWLWIILSATPAWAQIDTVNYNNANLNNQDFSHANLVGKTFVAAEMRESNFQESDLTNAILTKGVLLNANLRGANFTGALVDRVFLQGADLSNAIFQEAIMTRTSFEGATVTGADFTDAVLDRYEIAQLCKRAEGVNPVTEVATRDSLGCR; this is encoded by the coding sequence GTGAAAACAATTCAACCCATTTTGCGGCGCTGCTTAGGAATTATTTTGCTGCTGAGCTTGGCGTGGTTGTGGATTATTCTGTCGGCTACTCCAGCTTGGGCACAGATAGATACGGTGAACTATAACAACGCCAACTTAAACAACCAAGATTTTTCCCATGCCAACCTGGTCGGCAAAACGTTTGTCGCTGCCGAAATGCGAGAGAGCAATTTTCAGGAGTCGGATTTGACCAACGCGATCTTAACGAAGGGCGTACTGCTGAATGCCAACTTAAGGGGAGCTAACTTCACGGGAGCCTTGGTCGATCGCGTCTTTTTGCAAGGGGCAGATCTTTCCAATGCAATTTTCCAAGAAGCCATCATGACCCGCACCAGCTTTGAGGGAGCGACCGTTACTGGGGCAGACTTCACCGATGCTGTGCTCGATCGCTACGAGATTGCCCAGCTTTGCAAACGAGCTGAAGGCGTTAACCCCGTCACAGAAGTAGCGACGCGCGATAGTTTAGGCTGTCGTTAG